The Chlorocebus sabaeus isolate Y175 chromosome 20, mChlSab1.0.hap1, whole genome shotgun sequence genomic sequence GCTTAATCGCTGGGCCCTGTCAGTGGACTTACTCCCTAGTTCCAGAAACAACTGGTATCTCTATGCCATTTAATACTTGAAATGAATTCGGGTTGAAGATTAACTTTTTTCACCCCCAAGGAGCCTTTGTTCTGGAGCTCACAATCCCTCTGCCTCAGTTACACAGAGACACTTGGGGAGGTGGTGATTTGCAGTTTACAAAATCAGTGTCTGATAAATCCACCTTGTGAGCTCCTTGAAGCAAAAACTGTGCTCAAACGTTTTTATATCCCCAGACCTATGAAAATAGATAGGAGGAACTTGATAAATTGTTGGTGAGATTGTTGGTGAGGGAGATTGAGGCagggaagcaggaagagagagtgagaagGGGGGTTATGGGGTGGAGGGAAGaatgggagggaggggaaaataaaataaagaaggggaagaaaaggacagaggagaaaacgaaggaaagaaatggaagatggaaaggcaaaggaaaaagaaaaagaaaggaaaggaaatttaaTAAAGTTTGCAAGGAGAAGAGTGATGTTCTGAATCAAGGATGGAAAGGTCTGCTTGTGGGCTTTTCCTGAAGAGACTTACCCCTCCTCTTTGGGCCATGAAACCGTTGAACAAACCTCAGTCCCATGGGAGATAAGGGAGTCCCTTCTCCTGCGCTAGTGGCTTCTGGTCATTGTCACTCACCAAGCACTTGAAGCTCCAACTCAGGGCTGCGCTTAAGGACATTTCCGTCTTCTGTGGTGGCCTCGCACCAGTAAAACCCAGAGTCTTCTCTTCTAGCAGTTAGTATTTGGTATTCAGAGGACGTGTTCCTGCCTCGCAGGGTCTTGCTGCCCATGTAGAAGGAGAAGTAAAGCTGCAAACCAGGCCTCTGCAGAAGCAACTTTGTTTCACAGCTCAGGATGACCAGATTCCCCTCCAGGAGCGGGGATGTCACAGACGCATTCAGCACTGGAGCTGGAAATAGCTCTAAGGAGAAAGTTGATGGGGGACAGGGTTGCCTGTTTAGCATCCAGGTCCTTTTCACAAAAGACACATGTTTTACTCCCTTGGGAAACCTGGCCCTAGAAAATGCATCCATAAGGCATTAACCCTTCTTACTTCCAGCAGAAAGCCATTCTTGGGGTGTCCTAATAGACATAATTAGGGTTGCCAGCTTGCTTAGTCCTACCAAGGATACCTCTacaccagtggtccccaacctttttggcactagggcTGGGTTTTgtggaaggcaatttttccacagccgggggggtggggtggggatggttttggaaggaaactgttccacctcagatcatcaggcatgcgcagttcacaacagggttcatgtttctatgagaatctaatgccaccactgattgGACAGGAGGAGGAGCTCAGGCTGTACTGCTGGCTCATGAGGAAgctcatctcctgctgtgcagcccagttcctaacaggccacggaccagtaaGGGTTGGGAACCCCTGCTCTACATGATCCATCCTTCCCTGAATGGCTATGTCATCTGGTAGATAACCATGCCCTTCTGGCAGCGGTCAACTAGGAGTGGACCCTGACTCACACATTTGCCATTTCAGTGACTCATTACTTGTGTTCCTGACTTAGAAGGATAATCTGGAACAATAATTTCTTTCCCACAGGagtgaacttcttttttttcagacagagaaaATTGCTAGTGATTGTATTAGGAAGAAAGGCTGTGAAAGGGTCAGAACAAGGCCATATGCAAACTGCTTAGCTTGCAGATGCTCAGGAAGAAGTGGCGCCACTGAGGCCGCTTTGTCCCTGAGAGGTAGATGGACAGTATAACCTGTTCCTCATGTTTTCCAGGTTTCTCTTTCTATGGAGCTTTCATGAGATTCCATGGCATTATTTTCTAACTCTCCTAGCTACCTAGAGTGAGTCTCTATTCCTTACAACTAAAATAAGATGGATGAAATGGACCACCATTATGCCCTGACACTCTGACATTAGCTCCTGTGATTATTGATGGGGCTGCGGTACACTGGAAAGAGTAATGGACTGGGACCCAGAGACCTCAGTTCTGGTTCCAGCTACTGGTCATGGTGTGGCCTTTAGTAAGGCAGTTGACTTCTCTGGAGCCCCGTTTCTTCGCTTGTAGATTAAAGTGAGGAGTTTAGATTATTTATGATGGTCCCTCAGGGGAGGGACTATTAGTTCTATGACTATTCCTATACGATACCTTTCACAGTGACAGATACTCCAGCTGATGTGTAGTGATGCTTTCCCATGCCTGAGCAGTGGTAGGCGCCGTTGTGACTTATGTTGGTTTTCAGAATGGTGAGGTTAGAATTCCGGTAGAAAAACTTAAAGGCTTTGCCATTTTGATAGTAAAGCACATTGTACACCAGCTTATCCTTCCATGCATGACACCTCAAGGCCAGAGGTTCTCCTTCTGTGAAGACTCTGTTGGACACCTGCAGTAGTAGCCAGTCTGAAAAAAGTGAACCCAAAATGTATGTATACAGTGGAGGAGGTACAAGGAGTCCCAAGCTTGGCCCTGTgggctttctgttttttctccttgCAACATCCAGCCTCGGAGCTCTGCTAAATCTCAGGCCTATATCCAGTTCCTCAAATATCTTTAGCTTTGGTGGAAAGAAAAGCAATCTTTACTGGCAGCTGTGCGCACGGCCCTTTCTTATCTTCCCTTTCCAGATCTCAGAATGTTGATTGAAACAAAAACAGTTCATACAGCATGGTAGACAGAATTCTAAAATGATCCCAATGACCCACTCCCTTGTATAATCCCCTTGAGTGTGGGTGGAACCTATGACTTGCTTCTAGCCAACAGAATATGACAAGGGTGATGAAATGTCACTCTTGGGATTGCTACATTATGTAAGACTCTATCTTGCAGTCTGGATGGAGAAAATCTCCTGCTGAACTTGAAGAAGTAAGCTGCCATGCCAGGAGAGGACCTATGAGAGCACCACAAGTCAAgggcctctaggagctgagagtGGCCCCCTACTGACGTGCAGCAAGAAAGTAGGAACCTCAGTCCTAGAACCAcaaagaactgaattctgccagtgACCTTGTGAGCCTAGAAGagctgaaaaaagaaacacagcaaAGTCAACACCCTGACTGCAGCCTTGGAAGACCCTCAGCAGAGCACTTAGCCAAGCTATGATGGGAGTCCTGACCCATGGAAACAGGAAGATCATAAATGTGTGGTGTTGCAAGCTGCTAAACTTGTTACACAGCAATGTAAAACAAATACACTCCAACTCTTGACAAATTTGTTAATAGGACCACACATCCTAAGACAAACACACAGAAGGGCAAACATCCAGATATAAACATCCTACTACGTTGATATGAATACTCACATATGTAAGATCAATGATACCACTAGCAAAACAAGCTCCAAGTCAATGGGTTCTTCCTTTTGACGTACACCTCTGCACATAACCAAAAATGTTTCAActacttttcttttctccagagGCAGTTGGTTTGGCTAAATAAAAATGGGGCTCTTAGGAGACCAAGAAGGAGAAGAGACAATAGTGCTTTTCCCCGCTCCAGAACTTATCTAAGAATGGAAGGCAAGTGTTTCTATGCCATACGTAGCATGAATTTTACAGTCATGGATACGGATATAATGCttgcaaatataattaattatcttCCCTCCCTTATTCTCACCCACAGCCAGGAGGTGCTGAAAGACTGCACTGCCCAAACACTGCCATCTTTGCTTCATATATCCAAAAGAGTAGGAAATGGTATCACATCTCCATCAGAAACTGTCAAACACTAgtaatggtagaaaatatttgaatgacaCAATTAATAGGCTTGATTTTGTGGGATGCTCTCctttagaaagaaaattcatATGCTTTCCAAACACACATGCAATGTTAGAAAAATTAAGTGTGAATTAGGCCACAAAGCAATTTTCAACAAATACTAATGAACTGATACCATATTTAACACAAATTCTAACCAAAGTGCCATAACatgagaaatcaataacaaaaaaccaCCCTCCAAAAAACATCTAAATaattcatgaataaaataatgtataatggaaatttataaatttttaaccTTAAATGGTAGTGGGAGTATTATATATCAAAATTCACGAGATGCAGCTTTTAGCAGACATTACTAATTTCCTACTCAGCACTCATTCCCCTATCTTCATGACTTTGGAGTCAGCCATATGATTAGGACCCGGGTCCACCAACCAGCTTCATTTTCTTGGTCTTAGCAAATACTGATTAAATTGAAATGACTCAGAGTCAGTGCGCTGCAATTGAATTCCCCATGGCTGACTGtggcaaaacattttaaaatagggcATAGACAGCACCAACCAAAAATTTTGGTGTATTGTACTGTAGTAAAATTAACAAGTCTTGttcattgaaaacaaacaaaactataataTGATAGtgaaaagaaaagccacagagtgggagaagataTTTAAGACACTTGAAAAAGGACttctatccagaatatataaataactcctataagtcagtaagaaaaagacagacaatagaaAAATTGTCAAAAAGACCTTACAAAAAAGAATACCCAAATAGgtaataaacatgtgaaaaatgGTCAATATcatagtcattaaggaaatgcttAATTTGCATTTGTATATCCAAGAGTGGGAAATTGTAACATACCTCCATCAGAAACTGTCAAACACTAgtaatggtagaaaatatttgaatcatgtttaaaaaatgtCCACAGCATTACTATTTGTAAGaagtcaaaaccaaaaacagcccGAGTCCCTCAGCAGAAcgggaaaatatgaaatatatagtaATAAGAACAAATGAACTTCAATTTATAACATGTATACAGTTCACAATCACAAtgttgagaaaaataaaccagacacaaaagagtacatcCTGTCCCATACTGTAGCcctttatatgaagttcaaaaagAGGCAAAAAACCTATGGCGCTGGAAGTCAGTGTCAGGGGGTGGACTAGAAATGGGCAAGAAGGAGTTTCTGAGGTGCTGGAAATGTCTAAAATAGATCGGGATGCTGTTTACTTTGCAAAAATTTACTGTGGTGTACATTTATGGCTTGCTGTACATAAGTTACATTTCAAtgaaaattcacatgaaaatgtGATGTAAAAAAGATATGATTTTCAATAAGTCACTGATGTGGGTGTCCTAGAGTCTATGTAGAGGTGAAGAAAATTGCCTCTTCCCAGCCCTAGTCGTTTTGTTGTCACTTGAATCATGAGACACTTCTGCTTGAACTGTCCAAAGTGTCTTGTTGAAACAGCTctgtcagaggttgcagtgaaccaagatcgcaccactgcattccagcctgggcgaccgagtgagactctgtctcaaaaaaaaaaaataaataaataaataaaaataaaataaaataaaaggaaacagctCTGTCAGCTTCCCTCACCTCTCCATCCTAAGAACTTATTTACAGAGACCTAAGGGACACACGAGAAATATCAAGCCTTCCCTCAGACATTCTCAACATTTCCTTGGCTAAAACACATTTCCTCTAACAGCAGCCATGTCTGCATAAAGGTAATTTTGCCTCTAGTGTGGATTAACTTTTGCATGATCACTTTCAAAGAAGTTTAAACTCATTACTTCTGAATAACTAAATAATACATTTGGTTATTTTGTCTTGCATATTGAATGAAGCATTTTTCCCTGAAGATtgcagtctccatctcttgatgaATAGAAACTCCTTACAGGTTTCATTGGGTGGTGGGCTTTTCTGcttccatttattaaaatatgacaaTAAGTCCCTGTCCCGATTATCTTACAGATATACTATGAAATGTGCCCCAGGAATGTATGTATAAAGCTGATTATTGCAGCAGTGCTTATAAAATCAAAAGAGTGGAAACATCTTAAAAATTTGCTAATAGGCAGAATGGTTAAATTAATTCTGCTACAGCTGTGCAGCAGACATTTTAAAGCAGATTTCTATTAAGTGATAAAAGTAAGATGTAGGACAATACTTAAAAAGTGTTCTACCAACCACAGCTTTAAAACTATGtatatgcgtgtgtatatatatagtttatatataataatgctaatatagatgcataatatgtatatatatacattgtgtgtgtgtgtgtgtatatatatatatgcagttttGTTTCTGTGGAAGGTGACTGCAGACCTAGGGTATTGGGTGggaggaagatatttcattgttcATTATTGCCCATTTGTTTGAATTACTATCATTTACTATGTGCAGGCATACATTTGGAATAATGATACAATCTTAGGGCCTAAGTCTCACTCTAGACATCCTACTTACAGCTGGCCAGCTGAGGTACTGTTGGTACATAGTTTAAGGACCCTGCTGTGATGTTTTGAGTATATTGATTTAGTTTCACCTGGTAGGTACATAGTGCTGAGACCTGCATCAGataaactgacacacacacatctgGTGTCCAGAAAGGAGAGAACGCAGAGGAAGACCTTGCGGTTTCCAGCCCTCCTGGTCCAAGTCATAATTACCTCTGTGGATTTCCAGCTGTATGGGGTCACTTCGCCCTGAGGGACCTCTCTGGCACCTGTATTCACCACTGTCCTTGACACTGGCAGAGGTGATTCTGTAGCTGGGGGTCGAGGTCTGAGTGGCTGTGCCATTGAGAAACCACTGTGTGGAGCTGCTCCCAGGCAGACGGGGCACCTCACACTGTAAGGTTACGGTCTCCTCTTGGAACACGCTGACCCATGGAGGCTGCAAAGTGATCACTGCCTTTGTGGTATCTACTTGGAGGttacaagaggaaaaagaaaaagatcaagtGGAGTAAAGGGGAGGGCTCTGAGCGACTGGTAAGGCTTTTGTGGATAGCACAagggaaaaatacatatttcgATTTACTTGAAAAATAAGCAAGTGGACACCTACAAAAGCCAGCCTTTACGAGTGTCCAATTCCTGCTGCAGAGACCTCTGTTCATGTTATGAAATCCTCATCTGGGTGTTGGGAATTTGGGGCTGCTGAGGATTAAATTACTGATGTAGGTTTTCCTGTTGGGAGCAATGAAGCAGGGTTTTAGACTTGGGCAAGCCGAGCGGAGCTGTGTTCCTTGTCCTCTGAGCTACAGTCTCTGAGAGGACAGAGCAGGGCTTCCGCAGCTTGTGCGTTGGAAACAGCTTGTTCAAACTCCTCTCTTTGAAGCTTTCAGTATTTGCCTGGCTCTTTCTGAGGAGAAAAAACCCACTCTGCTTTCTTGTAAAGGGGACTGGTTTAGGGGATGTTGGGAAACCCAGCAGATTTCTTCAGTGTTTGTGCAATTCTGGCCCTTTCCTGCTATTATGGACATATTTAGGCATTTCGTTCAGAGGGAAGAGCTCATTCAGAGAACTTTAGAAAGAAAGCTTACAAAACATGGTTTTTATGAAAATCATGCTCTGAATATGGGAGATTTTACATAATTTatgaatctttcttctttctctgctttcccTATATGCTCTTCTTCAGGTTAATAGGATCCAACCTTTGGAAGTAGGAAAGTGGCATAGGAGAAGAAGCTGAGTTAGAGGTCACTCACCCACTTGCCCATCAACTGGAACTGCAAGAGATCAGAGAATAAAGATATCAGTTGGTCCAGGGAAAATGATGAGGAAGAGAGACTGGGGACACAGAATTAATGTAGACTCTGAGAGATCAACTCGGATCTCTTGagtttctatttctgtctctCAAAATCCAGTACTAACAGAACTGAACAAGCTACAGGTGGTTATCAATGAAACTTTACTGTGGTGTTTCCAGGCTTAATGCTACCTCAGGGTCCCCCTTCCCATCATTTTGATAAAATAAACTCTAATAAACCATGGAAGCACAGATACAAGTTGTCTCCACACTCATGAGTTCTACCCAAAGTTACCACAGGAAGACAAAACTCTTGACTCCCCACAGCCACAGCCTGTACCCTTCTAACTACCCCTCTGAGTCCAACTTACCCCAAAGGAGCAGAGCTGTCAAGAACCACATGTTGTCTCCAAGCTGGTGGGAGCAGCGAAATCTGTAACATGCAAGATATTGAAGAGGTTCTGCTGGGGCTCCAGAgccaaattagaaaagaggaaggaaattgCCTTTTCTGACCGTTCCTTTTCTGGGAAATACATCTTGAATTCTGAAACATGCTTTCCCCATGCTCATACCTCTTAGCCCATCTCTCCCACTTTGAAGTTCTAATTTTTAGGTTATGAACTCTCAGAATCCAGGGAAAGGCTAAAGTTGTATTGATATTCCATTCTGATTAGTTTTTCCCTCTACCGTTTCTGTTTCTTAGGGTTAGAATATGGCAAAACCTTACTCTTGTCATGGGTTCAATGCCTGGCTAATGCCTCCAAACGATCCTTTGGATCCAGAAGTTTCTATACCAGCCTCTATGAGGCCATGGGAAAAGTCACACATCTACAAGAGCTGCCCTCACGCAAACCAGCCTCTGCTCCTCTGGGGACACAGACAGGATCAATCTCCCATTTTggttaaaaaagtaaacaaactcTCTTCCTGAAAGACCTCATAAATTTGGAGTGTTTATTTTGGCTAAATCCAAGGTGATTAAATGTTTAATGTGGATGccatggagaagaaaaataactcagTAATGCCCATGGATAGGAATATCTTCAAGAAAAGAGTTTCAGAGTACCAGTGGTGAGCTCTGTGCCACCAAACTGAGGTGGCTCCTGAGACAGAGTTGTAACCCTCCAAAAAGATTTTTAGGTATTGtggtaagagagaaagagaacgaAACAGAAACTAGGATGAATTCAATGAGTGCAGAGAGACTGGCAATCTTATTGGCAGAGAATGAAAAATGACAAATCATGCTGTAGATTGACGTACTGGCCCCAGTTTCTCACCACTCCCTGAATCTACACTCTCTCCACAGCCTCATGAGGGTACCTCTCTGACTCTTGACTGTGGCTCATCATGCAACTTTCATTGGCCAGCGAAATGTGAATGGAAACGACATGGCACTCATTTCAAACTTAGCACTTAGGAAGCTTCTCATCCTCTTGTTCTCCTGTGACTGCTGACACAAGAACATTTTTTAGCTCGTCGGCCACAGTGCAAAACAGAGCTGTCCTAGACATTGTGGTTTGAGGCGGAACTGCCTCACCTGCCCTGCAACGGTGAGAACTTAACGCTCACCATTATATGCCACTGAGATTTGAAGATTGCTGTACGAGCAAGAGCTGACTGACACAGAtgaaaagcaaggaagaaaggCCAGGAAGAACTCAGGGTGCTCTGAAGAGATGAGAGAAGTCTCAGTTTGTCAAAATTTATATTCAAAGCCTATATTTGTAACTAGTTTACTATTTTGTCTCCAAAGTTTTCCACTGTATGCATGTTCCATAATTTATTTCACCAACTTCTCTTCGTGAACAGtaggttatttctaattttttgctgTATGACCAGTAAAAAATATTGCTTACTACCATAAGTAGTCTTGTGCCTACCTTTAAACATTTGACTTATTGTTTCCTTAGGACACATTCCTAGAATCAGCAGCACTTACTCAAAGGAAATGCACATTTTTTCCTTCGGATAAGATGCTGTCAGATTGTCTATGATCATTATCCTCATCACTGCATACATTTTAGAGAGCTTATTACATGCCAGAAAAATATGCTTGatacatgttttcttatttaaaccTCACAGTAATCTATGAGTAGATGttagtatctccattttataaataataaatctaGTGAAAGAGGAGATCGGTAATTTGTCCAAGGatgtaaaaagtaaaagcagGATTCAAAATCAGACAGTTTGATTTCCCTTACATACTGACTGGTGGAGTATAACAGTGCCTACCCCACGCCTTGTGATTTCTGCTTTGTAGTAAAATAGctacttctttgaaaaataagtgaaatcatTTCATTGATTAGGATAACATGAGGGAATTAGGATTGTTATATAAGAGGAATGTAAGATCTATAGCCAGGAAGgataaaatactttctttctaataagtatctgttgtttccaaATGTTGAGGAAATAGCCATTGATGTAGGTTTAAAGTCATGTAAGAACAGCTAGAAAAATGGGGCAAACATAGTAACAAATGCAGACAGAGTAGTCTTCTAGCATTTGATAGACAATGAAAATCATGATGctctgttctcacttataagtgggagctgaatgatgagaagacACGGACACATGgtgggggaaaaacacacactgcgGCCAGTCGGGTGAGGTTGGGGGAAGGAGAGtgtcaggaagaacagctaataaatgctgggcttaatacctaggtgacgggttgatctgtgcagcaaatcactATGGCAcacgtttatctatgtaacaaacctgcacatcctgcacatgtacctcggaacttaaaataaaaattcatggaaaaaaatCATGATGCTCAGGACAACCATTAGGAGAATTTACATCTATATATGacatttgtatttccatatattaatacttttttttttttttgaggtggaatcttgctctgtcgcccaggctggagtgcagtggcacgatcttggctcactgcaacctccaccccccaggttcaagcgattctcctgcctcagcctccccagtagctgggaccacaggtgcatgccaccacgcctggctaatttttatattttcagtagagacggggttttaccatgttggccaggatggtctcaatctcttgaccttgtgatccccctgcctcagcctcccaaagtgctgggattacaggcatgagccactgttcctggccactGATACTTTTATAATGTCATTATACTCATAgacttcattcttttaaaatcactttacAATTTTCTCAAAGGTAGATGCAAAATCTTATTTgccaattttaagaaaaattgctCTCTTCTCTACTACAGAAAATGATTTATGAAcaattatttgatatattttttaaaagataggatggactggatgcagtggctcatgcgtgtaatcccaacattttgggaggccaaggtgtgtggattgcttgagcccaggaatttgaaactgacctgggtaatatagtgagatcccgtctctactaaaaataaaaagaattagctgggcatggtagttcatgcctgtggtcccagctacttgggaggctgaggcaggaggattgcttgagtctgggaggttaaggctgcagtgcactgtgattgtgtcactgcactctagcctgagtgacagagcaagaccctgtctcaaaagcaaacaaataaatgctaAGATAATTTAAATCTCATAAATAATTgaccaataatttattttattttcatctctttatgAGTAAACAGTAATGCTTTATTTCCTACTCAGTTCCTTCTCTGATGATCATGTGTTTTAGAAACTATTCAAATGTATCTGCTAAATTTTAAGTAAAGAACTGTGTATAAGTAATTGTCTATAGTACAATTTTGCTTAATATGTTTTGTATACTGTTGTAACAGCTCTCGGACAGGtgaaatatataacttttatgTAGTTGCTAATGCTGGAGGTGTTTTTCAAAGATTCACATAAAGTTTacccaatttttttcttcaactgcCATTCATTATAAAAAGTCCCCCAGTGGTTCAATTTTAAGTTTCCATTAGGaactcattaattttttattcttagttaTTCTTACTACtcaatcttttattttcaaaaattctcaTCTATGATTTTATAGGAATGTTTACAGTTAATTTCTGGAGatattataatttatcttttataagTTGTTTCAATTTGGGATGACCTTGTCCATTTCCTCTTCCCCTGACTTCACCTTTTTGTGTTGTCATGAATATGTCTAacaagtcctttgcctattttcctATGTGCCCTTGAGATTCTTTCCTAAGCTTTTAAGGGATCAACTCATTATAAATCTCAGTCTGTTTGCTTTTGCATATGCAGTTTTCATCTTTCCCCAGATAGCAAGGTCactccattttgattttgttCCTGTATCACAGCAGCAAGCGGAGAAGGATGGGAAAAGGGTTAAAACATTTATGTAGCTTGTTCCTAAAAATAGCTATCATCTGAAATGGAAAAACTCTTCACGTGCACTCCTTCCCCAGCTTTTAACTGCCTGATAATGTGAGTCAGGTGCAGACACTGCAGCGCTATTCTGAAAGACTCTCATTTAATACATAAGTGTGACAGACTATAGTGGCTTGTTAGATCATAAAGTATGAAAGCTCAGGATCTTCCCTGTCCCCTAACCCAGCACCACTTTTCCTTGACCATCTTGGTGTGTCCGAAAAGCACCTTCAGAGTCATGGTGACAAGGACAGGGGGGAATTGGCTGAGATGGAGCGCTCTAGGTAGAAGAGATAGAAGCGTCAGAAAGGTACATGAGGTA encodes the following:
- the FCGR1A gene encoding high affinity immunoglobulin gamma Fc receptor I isoform X1, whose amino-acid sequence is MWFLTALLLWVPVDGQVVDTTKAVITLQPPWVSVFQEETVTLQCEVPRLPGSSSTQWFLNGTATQTSTPSYRITSASVKDSGEYRCQRGPSGRSDPIQLEIHRDWLLLQVSNRVFTEGEPLALRCHAWKDKLVYNVLYYQNGKAFKFFYRNSNLTILKTNISHNGAYHCSGMGKHHYTSAGVSVTVKELFPAPVLNASVTSPLLEGNLVILSCETKLLLQRPGLQLYFSFYMGSKTLRGRNTSSEYQILTARREDSGFYWCEATTEDGNVLKRSPELELQVLGLQLPTPVWFHVLFYLVVGIMFLVNTVLWVTIRKELKRKKKWNLEISLDSVHEKKVTSSLQEDRHLEEELKCQEQE
- the FCGR1A gene encoding high affinity immunoglobulin gamma Fc receptor I isoform X2; this translates as MWFLTALLLWVPVDGQVDTTKAVITLQPPWVSVFQEETVTLQCEVPRLPGSSSTQWFLNGTATQTSTPSYRITSASVKDSGEYRCQRGPSGRSDPIQLEIHRDWLLLQVSNRVFTEGEPLALRCHAWKDKLVYNVLYYQNGKAFKFFYRNSNLTILKTNISHNGAYHCSGMGKHHYTSAGVSVTVKELFPAPVLNASVTSPLLEGNLVILSCETKLLLQRPGLQLYFSFYMGSKTLRGRNTSSEYQILTARREDSGFYWCEATTEDGNVLKRSPELELQVLGLQLPTPVWFHVLFYLVVGIMFLVNTVLWVTIRKELKRKKKWNLEISLDSVHEKKVTSSLQEDRHLEEELKCQEQE